Proteins encoded by one window of Halorubrum ruber:
- a CDS encoding NUDIX hydrolase, whose protein sequence is MDDLSWETLGTDIDYACPGFDVRRDEVRFPDGETDGFHYVDEPPAVVVLPLTPDGDAVVIDEWRQAVGRVNRGIPAGTMEPEDGGEGSAAGDPTDDAIERAAARELAEETGYEADAFERLTTVEPTNGMADSVHHHVLATGCEPTADRDLDHNESISVETVPYDDLLAAVVDDELRDGRAVTAVLWYELLHR, encoded by the coding sequence ATGGACGACCTCTCGTGGGAGACGCTCGGCACCGACATCGACTACGCCTGCCCCGGCTTCGACGTGCGCCGCGACGAGGTGCGGTTCCCGGACGGCGAGACCGACGGGTTCCACTACGTCGACGAGCCGCCCGCAGTCGTCGTACTCCCGCTGACGCCGGACGGCGACGCCGTCGTCATCGACGAGTGGCGGCAGGCGGTCGGGCGGGTGAACCGCGGGATTCCGGCGGGGACGATGGAGCCCGAGGATGGGGGCGAGGGGAGCGCAGCCGGCGATCCGACCGACGACGCGATCGAGCGCGCCGCGGCCCGCGAGCTCGCCGAGGAGACGGGGTACGAGGCCGACGCCTTCGAGCGGCTGACGACCGTCGAGCCGACGAACGGGATGGCGGACTCGGTCCACCACCACGTGCTGGCGACCGGCTGCGAGCCGACGGCGGACCGCGACCTGGACCACAACGAGTCGATCTCGGTCGAGACGGTGCCGTACGACGATCTGCTCGCCGCGGTCGTCGACGACGAGCTTCGCGACGGGCGGGCCGTCACCGCGGTGCTGTGGTACGAGCTGCTCCACCGGTGA
- a CDS encoding PAS domain-containing protein — protein MPGAIDVLHVDDDPSVLDLTEAYFERELDAVAVTSVADPETALDRLDEAAFDCVVSDYDMPAMDGLEFFEALRERHRKIPFVLYTGKGSEEIASQALNAGVTGYFQKGGPEQLRRLANRVDQAVEEHRTKEIAERYSTVIEALGYPVYVVDETGVFRFVNEPFAELTGYDREEIIGQTPGFIKDDAAVQEAENRLGTILSDDGPNVQHFAVDIVPKEGEPIPCRDHMAALPYEGDSFDGSVGILRDVSDERERREELETKTRALDEAPVGITITDPAQADNPMVYVNDRFVEMTGYDREESIGVNCRFLQGPDTEEESVQALREAIDAEESTSVELLNYRKDGTEFWNRVSIAPICDADGAVTHWVGFQEDITAFKEREAALERQNDRLDSFASIVSHDLRNPLNVAQGRVQLAHDAANDGGDENLSAALDALERMESIVERTLTLAREGETVGDPEPVDLAAVVTDSWSTVDTADASLSVETDREVLADPDRLRNLFENLMRNAVDHVGSDVAIRVGDLPDGFFVEDDGPGIDPAVADSLFEPGESGTAGNTGFGLAIVQEIATAHGWTVEATTGEDGGARFEIRGIDKRTPAAH, from the coding sequence ATGCCCGGAGCGATCGACGTGCTACACGTCGACGACGACCCCTCGGTCCTCGACCTCACGGAGGCGTACTTCGAGCGGGAGCTCGACGCGGTGGCGGTGACGAGCGTGGCTGACCCGGAAACCGCGTTAGACCGGCTTGACGAGGCCGCGTTCGACTGCGTCGTCAGCGACTACGACATGCCCGCGATGGACGGGCTGGAGTTCTTCGAGGCGCTGCGCGAGCGCCACCGGAAGATACCCTTCGTATTGTACACCGGCAAGGGGTCCGAGGAGATCGCGAGTCAGGCGCTCAACGCCGGCGTCACCGGCTACTTCCAGAAGGGCGGCCCCGAGCAGCTCCGCCGGCTCGCGAACCGCGTCGACCAGGCCGTCGAGGAGCACCGGACCAAGGAGATCGCCGAGCGCTACTCGACGGTTATCGAGGCGCTCGGCTACCCCGTCTACGTCGTCGACGAGACCGGCGTCTTCCGGTTCGTCAACGAGCCGTTCGCCGAGCTCACCGGCTACGACCGCGAGGAGATCATCGGCCAGACGCCCGGGTTCATCAAGGACGACGCGGCGGTTCAGGAGGCGGAAAATCGGCTCGGCACGATCCTCTCGGACGACGGCCCCAACGTCCAGCACTTCGCGGTCGACATCGTCCCCAAGGAGGGCGAGCCGATCCCCTGTCGCGACCACATGGCGGCGCTGCCGTACGAGGGCGATTCCTTCGACGGCAGCGTCGGCATCCTCCGCGACGTCTCCGACGAGCGCGAGCGCCGCGAGGAGCTGGAGACGAAGACCCGCGCGCTCGACGAGGCGCCCGTCGGGATCACCATCACGGACCCCGCGCAGGCGGACAACCCGATGGTGTACGTCAACGACCGGTTCGTCGAGATGACCGGCTACGACCGCGAGGAGTCGATCGGCGTCAACTGCCGGTTCCTCCAAGGGCCGGACACAGAGGAAGAATCGGTTCAGGCGCTCCGCGAGGCGATCGACGCCGAGGAGTCGACGAGCGTCGAGCTGTTGAACTACCGGAAGGACGGGACGGAGTTCTGGAACCGGGTGAGCATCGCCCCGATCTGCGACGCCGACGGCGCCGTCACCCACTGGGTCGGCTTCCAGGAGGACATCACGGCGTTCAAGGAGCGCGAGGCGGCCCTCGAACGGCAGAACGACCGGCTCGACTCCTTCGCGAGCATCGTCTCGCACGACCTGCGGAACCCCCTCAACGTCGCGCAAGGGCGCGTCCAGCTCGCCCACGACGCGGCGAACGACGGGGGCGACGAGAACCTGTCCGCCGCGCTCGACGCGCTGGAGCGGATGGAGTCGATCGTCGAGCGCACGCTCACGCTGGCGCGGGAGGGCGAGACGGTCGGCGACCCCGAACCCGTCGATCTCGCGGCGGTCGTCACCGACAGCTGGTCGACCGTCGACACCGCCGACGCCTCCCTCTCCGTCGAAACGGACCGCGAGGTGCTCGCCGACCCGGACCGCCTCCGGAACCTCTTCGAGAATCTGATGCGCAACGCGGTCGATCACGTCGGCTCCGACGTCGCGATCCGCGTCGGCGACCTCCCGGACGGCTTCTTCGTCGAAGACGACGGTCCGGGAATCGACCCCGCGGTCGCGGACTCCCTGTTCGAGCCCGGCGAGAGCGGCACCGCGGGCAACACCGGGTTCGGGCTCGCGATCGTTCAGGAGATTGCCACCGCGCACGGCTGGACGGTCGAGGCGACGACCGGCGAGGACGGCGGCGCGCGGTTCGAGATCCGCGGGATCGACAAGCGGACGCCGGCGGCCCACTGA
- a CDS encoding MFS transporter, whose product MGSLSDIAETDRRVIVLALARMVGAAGNSFLIVVLPLYITSDVVDIEGLLGTEVGVGAAAVTLTEPLLIGVVLSLFGFLNSLSQPFTGRLSDRVGRRRPFVLAGILLLGTASGLYTIATSYPALVALRAIQGLGAALIIPATVALVNEYAASDTDRGGNFGVYNTFRLIGFGFGPVLAGAVVEAGPYDLSPIGLPVLDGFDAAFVAACAGAYLSFTLVFLLVRDADVEGEAGDDVSIRVRGEDRLLDPVFTLGLATVAMGACIALFATLQNQVNVRLDQPPVWFGAQFAAVTIANVIFQVPVGRASDRIGRRPFLLAGFVLLVPTTLLQGIVTESALMMLVRLGQGIAVACVFAPSLALAGDLAREGESGTTLSVLTMGFGFGVALGPLASGWLYGFGFLVPFAVGAAAAALALIAVFTQVEETLDVGEEPAAAPGAD is encoded by the coding sequence ATGGGCTCGCTCTCCGACATCGCCGAGACTGACCGGCGCGTGATCGTCTTGGCGCTCGCGCGGATGGTCGGCGCGGCCGGGAACTCCTTCCTCATCGTCGTCCTCCCGCTGTACATCACCAGCGACGTGGTCGACATCGAGGGGTTGCTCGGCACGGAGGTCGGGGTCGGCGCGGCCGCGGTCACGCTGACCGAGCCGCTCCTCATCGGGGTCGTCCTCTCGCTTTTCGGCTTCCTCAACAGCCTCTCGCAGCCCTTTACGGGAAGACTGTCCGACCGCGTCGGCCGGAGGCGGCCCTTCGTCCTCGCCGGTATCTTACTCCTCGGGACCGCCAGCGGGCTATACACGATTGCGACGAGCTACCCGGCGCTGGTCGCGCTGCGCGCGATTCAGGGGCTCGGCGCGGCGCTCATCATCCCCGCGACGGTCGCCCTCGTGAACGAGTACGCCGCGAGCGACACCGACCGCGGCGGGAACTTCGGGGTGTACAACACGTTCCGGCTCATCGGCTTCGGCTTCGGCCCGGTCCTCGCGGGCGCCGTCGTCGAGGCCGGCCCGTACGACCTCTCGCCGATCGGCCTTCCGGTCCTCGACGGCTTCGACGCCGCGTTCGTCGCGGCCTGCGCGGGGGCGTACCTCAGCTTCACGCTGGTGTTCCTCCTCGTCCGCGACGCCGACGTCGAGGGCGAGGCGGGCGACGACGTCTCGATTCGGGTCCGCGGCGAGGACCGCCTGCTCGACCCCGTGTTCACGCTGGGGCTCGCGACCGTCGCGATGGGCGCGTGCATCGCGCTGTTCGCGACGCTCCAGAATCAGGTGAACGTCCGCTTAGACCAGCCGCCGGTCTGGTTCGGCGCCCAGTTCGCGGCCGTGACGATCGCCAACGTGATCTTCCAGGTCCCGGTAGGGCGCGCCAGCGACCGAATCGGCCGCCGGCCGTTCCTGCTCGCCGGGTTCGTCCTGCTCGTCCCGACCACGCTCCTCCAAGGGATCGTGACGGAGTCCGCGCTGATGATGCTCGTCCGGCTCGGGCAGGGGATCGCGGTGGCGTGCGTGTTCGCCCCGTCGCTCGCGCTCGCCGGCGACCTCGCGCGGGAGGGCGAGTCCGGGACCACCCTCTCCGTGCTCACGATGGGGTTCGGCTTCGGCGTCGCCTTGGGCCCCCTCGCCTCCGGCTGGCTCTACGGCTTCGGCTTCCTCGTCCCCTTCGCGGTCGGGGCCGCGGCCGCCGCGCTCGCGCTGATCGCCGTCTTCACGCAGGTCGAGGAGACGCTGGACGTCGGAGAGGAACCGGCAGCGGCGCCGGGCGCGGACTGA
- a CDS encoding 3-hydroxyacyl-CoA dehydrogenase family protein, translating to MRELSEVDIVGVVGAGTMGNGIAQVAATAGYDVVMRDVEAEYVERGLDSVEDSLDRLAGKDALDEEPEVIRDRITGTTDLDDLADVDLAVEAVVEDLNVKRDVFADLDRVTDDGVVLATNTSTLSITSVASATDRASGVVGLHFMNPVPIMDGVEVVVGERTDSAVVDFAHAFAEDLGKETWEADDKPGFVTNRILMPWINEGIRAYDEGVAEKADIDRGMKLGTNVPMGPLELADHIGLDVALDASETLHEELGDRYKPAYLLKRKVEAGDLGKKTGRGFYEYD from the coding sequence ATGCGAGAACTCTCCGAGGTGGACATCGTCGGCGTCGTTGGCGCCGGGACGATGGGCAACGGCATCGCGCAGGTCGCGGCGACCGCGGGCTACGACGTGGTGATGCGAGACGTGGAGGCCGAGTACGTCGAGCGCGGCCTCGACAGCGTCGAGGACAGCCTCGACCGCTTGGCCGGGAAGGACGCGCTTGACGAGGAACCAGAGGTGATTCGCGACCGGATCACTGGGACGACCGACCTCGACGACCTCGCCGACGTCGATCTCGCGGTCGAGGCCGTGGTCGAGGACCTCAACGTGAAACGCGACGTGTTCGCCGACCTCGATCGCGTCACCGACGACGGCGTCGTCCTCGCGACGAACACCTCCACGCTGTCGATCACGAGCGTCGCGAGCGCGACCGACCGCGCGAGCGGCGTCGTCGGCCTCCACTTCATGAACCCCGTCCCGATCATGGACGGCGTCGAGGTCGTGGTGGGCGAGCGCACCGACTCCGCGGTCGTCGATTTCGCGCACGCCTTCGCCGAGGATCTCGGCAAGGAGACGTGGGAGGCCGACGACAAGCCCGGCTTCGTCACCAACCGCATCCTGATGCCGTGGATCAACGAGGGGATCCGGGCGTACGACGAGGGCGTCGCCGAGAAGGCCGACATCGACCGCGGGATGAAGCTCGGCACGAACGTCCCGATGGGCCCGCTCGAACTCGCCGACCACATCGGGCTCGACGTGGCGCTCGACGCCAGCGAGACGCTCCACGAGGAGCTCGGCGACCGCTACAAGCCCGCCTACCTCCTCAAGCGCAAGGTGGAGGCCGGCGACCTCGGCAAGAAGACGGGGAGGGGGTTCTACGAGTACGATTGA
- a CDS encoding class I fructose-bisphosphate aldolase, with translation MLPHAADDIERDGKSLILAYDHGLEHGPVDFEPNPDTADPERIFELATHEAVTSLAVQKGLAEAYYPDYEDEVNLLLKLNGTSNLWRGEPDSAVNCTAEYAAELGADAVGFTVYGGSNHEVEMAEEFREAQEGAREHDMAVVMWSYPRGQGLRNDGSPDVISYGARLGLELGADVVKVKYPGSAEAMGHAVEMAGPADVVMSGGTMRDDKAFLRNVSNAIDAGATGIAVGRNVFQRDDPERILDALEAVIFQEVDPAEALAIAESDD, from the coding sequence ATGCTTCCTCACGCCGCCGACGACATCGAGCGCGACGGTAAATCCCTGATCCTCGCGTACGACCACGGGCTCGAACACGGCCCGGTCGACTTCGAACCGAACCCGGACACGGCGGACCCGGAACGGATCTTCGAGCTCGCCACCCACGAGGCGGTCACCTCGCTGGCCGTTCAGAAGGGGCTCGCGGAGGCGTACTACCCCGACTACGAGGACGAAGTAAACCTCCTGTTGAAGCTCAACGGGACCTCGAACCTCTGGCGGGGCGAGCCCGACAGCGCGGTCAACTGCACGGCGGAGTACGCGGCCGAACTGGGCGCCGACGCGGTCGGGTTCACCGTCTACGGCGGGTCGAACCACGAGGTCGAGATGGCCGAGGAGTTCCGCGAGGCGCAGGAGGGCGCCCGCGAACACGACATGGCGGTCGTCATGTGGTCGTACCCGCGCGGGCAGGGGCTCCGTAACGACGGGAGTCCGGACGTGATCTCGTACGGCGCGCGGCTCGGCTTGGAGCTCGGCGCCGACGTGGTGAAGGTGAAGTACCCCGGCTCCGCCGAGGCGATGGGCCACGCCGTCGAGATGGCCGGGCCCGCCGACGTCGTCATGTCCGGCGGAACGATGCGCGACGACAAGGCGTTCCTCCGGAACGTCTCGAACGCCATCGACGCCGGCGCGACCGGGATCGCCGTCGGCCGGAACGTCTTCCAGCGCGACGACCCCGAGCGCATCCTCGACGCGCTGGAGGCCGTGATCTTCCAGGAGGTCGACCCGGCCGAGGCGCTGGCCATCGCCGAGAGCGACGACTGA
- a CDS encoding class 1 fructose-bisphosphatase, with amino-acid sequence MTDSDPRADGGPADSTVAAVFDAVAATAPEIRAALPGRRVESGTENASGESVLAGDLYADELLGEAITAVDGVGSFVSEEREDAVDAGGAVGSGPDDAYAVAIDPLDGSSNLRSNNAMGTVVGIYDAPLPASGRDLVAAGYVLYGPITTMVVADDAGVREEVVERAPDGGGVERSVVEADLRLPETPTVYGFGGRVPDWPADFRAYARSIEDELKLRYGGAMVGDVNQVLTYGGVFAYPALRSAPEGKLRLQFEANPIAYIIERAGGASSDGTGSILDVEPEAVHQRVPLYVGNEALIERLEAAVGDD; translated from the coding sequence ATGACCGACTCCGACCCCCGCGCCGACGGCGGCCCCGCCGACTCGACCGTCGCGGCCGTCTTCGACGCGGTCGCGGCGACCGCCCCCGAGATCCGCGCCGCGCTCCCCGGCCGCCGCGTCGAGAGCGGGACGGAGAACGCCTCCGGCGAGTCGGTGCTGGCCGGCGACCTCTACGCCGACGAACTGCTCGGCGAGGCGATCACGGCGGTCGACGGGGTCGGCTCGTTCGTCAGCGAGGAGCGCGAGGACGCGGTCGACGCCGGCGGCGCCGTGGGGAGCGGACCCGACGACGCCTACGCGGTGGCGATCGACCCCCTCGACGGCTCCTCGAACCTCCGGTCGAACAACGCGATGGGGACCGTCGTCGGGATCTACGACGCGCCGCTGCCCGCGAGCGGCCGCGACCTCGTCGCCGCCGGGTACGTCCTCTACGGCCCGATCACGACGATGGTTGTCGCCGACGACGCCGGCGTCCGCGAGGAGGTCGTCGAGCGCGCGCCCGACGGCGGCGGGGTCGAGCGCTCGGTCGTCGAGGCTGACCTGCGGCTCCCGGAGACCCCGACCGTCTACGGCTTCGGCGGCCGCGTCCCCGACTGGCCCGCCGACTTCCGGGCGTACGCCCGCTCGATCGAGGACGAGCTGAAGCTCCGCTACGGCGGCGCGATGGTCGGCGACGTGAACCAGGTGCTCACCTACGGCGGGGTGTTCGCGTACCCCGCGCTCCGGAGCGCACCCGAGGGGAAGCTCCGCCTCCAGTTCGAGGCGAACCCCATCGCCTATATCATCGAGCGCGCCGGCGGCGCCTCCTCGGACGGGACCGGCTCGATCCTTGACGTCGAGCCCGAGGCGGTCCACCAGCGCGTCCCGCTGTACGTCGGCAACGAGGCGCTGATCGAGCGGCTGGAAGCCGCCGTCGGCGACGACTGA
- a CDS encoding acyl-CoA carboxylase subunit beta translates to MKVHVGAAATPEEAEAIAKSLAEHLGVDVDVHIEGEETPLASAEPSEPSYPLDDDLGPTERERDLRAEIADIREGGPEKYRDRLSEQGKLFVRDRLDLWFGGEGGTRGAGDASAADGDPAGVKFEDGKFAAFDDWHPDAPGRGDDADEDGEDDAGDGDRLPGDGLLTGAAEFEGRDVHFMANDFTVKAGSMASKGVEKFLRMQQRALKTGNPVLYLMDSSGGRIDQQTGFFANREGIGKYYYNHSMLSGAVPQICVLYGPCIAGAAYTPVFADFTVMVEDMSAMAIASPRMVEMVTGEEIDLEELGGPRVHAEESGSADLIARDEEHARELVADLIGYLPDRAGEKPPKRETKPPKFSPDGIDELIPEAPNRPYDVHDLIDRIADAESVFELKEGYGPEIVTAFCRIDGRPVGVVANQPTERSGAIFPDAAEKAAEFIWTCDAYEIPLLYLCDTPGFMAGSQVEKDAILEKGKKMIYATSSATVPKQTVVVRKAYGAGIYAMGGPAYDPESVIGLPSGEIGIMGPEAAINAVYARKLAEIDDPEERAAEEERLREEYREGIDVHRMASEVVIDEIVPPSDLRAELAARFDFYEDVQKDLPDKKHGTVL, encoded by the coding sequence ATGAAAGTCCACGTCGGCGCGGCGGCGACCCCCGAGGAGGCCGAGGCGATCGCGAAGTCGCTCGCGGAACACCTCGGCGTCGACGTCGACGTCCACATCGAGGGCGAGGAGACGCCGCTCGCGAGCGCCGAGCCGTCCGAACCGAGCTACCCGCTCGACGACGACCTCGGGCCCACGGAGCGCGAGCGCGACCTCCGCGCCGAGATCGCCGACATCCGCGAGGGCGGCCCGGAGAAGTACCGCGACCGGCTCTCCGAGCAGGGGAAGCTGTTCGTCCGCGACCGCCTCGACCTCTGGTTCGGCGGCGAGGGCGGGACGAGGGGTGCGGGCGACGCGAGCGCGGCCGACGGCGACCCCGCGGGCGTGAAGTTCGAGGACGGGAAGTTCGCCGCGTTCGACGACTGGCACCCCGACGCGCCCGGACGCGGCGATGACGCGGACGAGGACGGGGAGGACGATGCGGGCGACGGCGACCGCCTCCCGGGCGACGGCCTCCTTACCGGCGCCGCCGAGTTCGAGGGGCGCGACGTCCACTTCATGGCCAACGACTTCACCGTGAAGGCGGGGTCGATGGCGTCGAAGGGCGTCGAGAAGTTCCTCCGAATGCAACAGCGCGCGCTGAAGACGGGGAACCCGGTCCTCTACCTGATGGACTCCTCGGGCGGCCGGATCGACCAGCAGACCGGCTTCTTCGCCAACCGCGAGGGGATCGGGAAGTACTACTACAACCACTCGATGCTGTCGGGCGCCGTGCCGCAGATCTGCGTCCTCTACGGTCCCTGTATCGCCGGTGCCGCCTACACGCCCGTCTTCGCCGACTTCACCGTGATGGTCGAGGACATGTCCGCGATGGCGATCGCCTCGCCCCGGATGGTGGAGATGGTCACCGGCGAGGAGATCGACTTAGAGGAACTGGGCGGCCCGCGCGTCCACGCCGAGGAGTCCGGCTCCGCCGACCTGATCGCGCGCGACGAGGAGCACGCCCGCGAGCTGGTCGCGGACCTGATCGGCTACCTCCCGGATCGGGCCGGCGAGAAGCCCCCGAAACGCGAGACGAAGCCGCCGAAGTTCTCGCCCGACGGGATCGACGAGCTGATCCCGGAGGCGCCGAACCGCCCGTACGACGTTCACGACCTCATCGACCGGATCGCAGACGCCGAGTCCGTCTTCGAGCTGAAGGAGGGGTACGGCCCGGAGATCGTCACGGCGTTCTGCCGGATCGACGGGCGGCCCGTCGGCGTCGTCGCCAACCAGCCAACGGAGCGCTCCGGCGCCATTTTCCCGGATGCGGCGGAGAAGGCCGCGGAGTTCATCTGGACCTGCGACGCCTACGAGATCCCCCTGTTGTACCTCTGTGACACGCCCGGCTTCATGGCCGGCTCGCAGGTGGAGAAGGACGCCATCCTCGAGAAGGGGAAGAAGATGATCTACGCCACCTCCTCGGCGACGGTCCCGAAGCAGACCGTCGTCGTGCGGAAGGCGTACGGCGCGGGCATCTACGCGATGGGCGGGCCCGCCTACGACCCCGAGAGCGTCATCGGGCTCCCCTCGGGCGAGATCGGGATTATGGGCCCGGAGGCCGCGATCAACGCGGTCTACGCCCGCAAGCTCGCCGAGATCGACGACCCGGAGGAGCGCGCGGCCGAGGAGGAGCGCCTGCGCGAGGAGTACCGCGAGGGGATCGACGTCCACCGGATGGCCAGCGAGGTCGTCATCGACGAGATCGTCCCGCCATCCGACCTCCGCGCGGAGCTGGCCGCGCGGTTCGACTTCTACGAGGACGTTCAGAAGGATCTGCCCGACAAGAAACACGGGACGGTCCTCTAG
- a CDS encoding DedA family protein: MYGPHVETLLALVGTYGAVAVFAVFALEGALVGKVLPARTLFVAAVVAAGVEALAVLPVFAAAVTGATVGQSLLFVGVRRFDADPTSLPIVPVGEARLDGAGRWFDRWGLPAVAASNAVPGTRGWLAVPTANASTVSAPRFAAASLVGSAAYAGALLAVGLAVGFGLDGAVGAYGSELVAAL, encoded by the coding sequence GTGTATGGACCCCACGTGGAGACGCTGCTCGCCCTCGTCGGTACCTACGGGGCCGTCGCGGTCTTCGCCGTCTTCGCCCTCGAAGGGGCCCTCGTAGGGAAGGTGTTGCCGGCGCGGACGCTGTTCGTCGCGGCGGTGGTCGCCGCGGGCGTCGAGGCGCTCGCGGTGCTCCCGGTGTTCGCCGCGGCGGTGACCGGCGCGACGGTCGGCCAGTCCCTCCTCTTCGTCGGCGTCCGCCGGTTCGACGCGGACCCGACGTCGCTCCCCATCGTCCCGGTTGGCGAGGCGCGGCTCGACGGCGCGGGCCGCTGGTTCGACCGGTGGGGGCTCCCCGCGGTGGCGGCCTCGAACGCGGTCCCGGGGACGCGCGGCTGGCTCGCCGTGCCGACCGCGAACGCCTCGACCGTCTCCGCGCCGCGGTTCGCCGCCGCGTCACTGGTCGGGTCCGCCGCCTACGCCGGCGCGCTGCTCGCGGTCGGGCTGGCCGTCGGCTTCGGGCTGGACGGCGCCGTCGGGGCGTACGGCAGCGAGCTGGTCGCGGCGCTGTAG
- a CDS encoding redoxin domain-containing protein, with protein sequence MIGVGDTAPDFIAPAVSGGTAIELELFRLVRGHDAVVCCFAPATFVPTCTAELAAVRDAGWDDRDDLAVAALAGDSLYAAFAYADRFELSFPVVADFHGGVAESYDLLAESWEGHSDIPRRATVVVDGDWTVRFAAATDDALDRAEPAPVERATEALREVGVDVERPRVDYDANWER encoded by the coding sequence ATGATCGGCGTCGGCGACACGGCCCCGGACTTCATCGCGCCCGCGGTCAGCGGCGGGACCGCGATCGAACTGGAGCTGTTCCGGCTCGTTCGCGGGCACGACGCTGTCGTCTGCTGTTTCGCGCCCGCGACGTTCGTTCCGACGTGTACGGCCGAGCTCGCCGCGGTCCGCGACGCCGGCTGGGACGACCGCGACGACCTCGCCGTCGCCGCGCTCGCGGGCGACTCGCTGTACGCGGCGTTCGCGTACGCCGACCGGTTCGAACTCTCCTTCCCCGTCGTCGCCGATTTCCACGGCGGCGTCGCGGAGTCGTACGACCTGCTCGCCGAGTCGTGGGAGGGACACTCGGACATTCCGCGCCGCGCGACCGTCGTCGTCGACGGCGACTGGACGGTCCGGTTCGCCGCGGCGACTGACGACGCGCTCGACCGCGCCGAGCCGGCCCCCGTCGAGCGCGCGACCGAGGCGCTCCGCGAGGTCGGCGTCGACGTCGAGCGGCCGCGGGTCGACTACGACGCGAATTGGGAGCGGTGA
- the gfo6 gene encoding D-xylose 1-dehydrogenase Gfo6, with the protein MQAAFAEYLDEFTRRDWETLEPDAVADPVRVAVVGLGWFAREWALPGIARSAYTDATVVTDVDAAAVEAVAAERDLTGVTPDEFRSGAVADEYDAVYIATPNATHLEYVEAAADQGKAVLCEKPLEVTPDRARRLVSACRDADVPLMVGYRMQTDPAVRRLRDLLDAGVAGEVTHVHATMSQTMLGELGGDTDQWRLDPELSGGCAVMDLGVYPLNTTRFALGEDPVRVSGRTRSEHEAFADVDEHASFRLEFPGDVDAFCTVSQNAQHASRLEITGTEARLILDPAFYEREDRGFAVVRDGTRVDVEFDQVHQIEEEFAYFGHQLLAGEPFHADGEHALTDMEALAGVYESAETGAPVDLGGD; encoded by the coding sequence ATGCAAGCCGCCTTCGCGGAGTACCTCGACGAGTTCACGCGCCGGGACTGGGAGACCCTCGAACCGGACGCCGTCGCCGACCCCGTGCGAGTCGCGGTCGTCGGCCTCGGCTGGTTCGCGCGCGAGTGGGCGCTGCCCGGCATCGCCCGGTCGGCGTACACCGATGCGACCGTGGTCACCGACGTCGACGCCGCCGCGGTCGAGGCGGTCGCGGCCGAGCGCGACCTGACCGGCGTGACGCCCGACGAGTTCCGGTCGGGCGCCGTCGCCGACGAGTACGACGCGGTCTACATCGCCACGCCGAACGCGACCCACCTGGAGTACGTCGAGGCCGCCGCCGATCAGGGGAAGGCGGTTCTCTGCGAGAAGCCGCTGGAGGTGACGCCGGACCGCGCTCGTCGGCTCGTGAGCGCGTGCCGCGACGCCGACGTGCCGCTGATGGTCGGCTACCGGATGCAGACCGACCCCGCCGTCCGGCGGCTCCGCGACCTTCTCGACGCGGGCGTCGCGGGCGAGGTGACCCACGTCCACGCGACGATGTCGCAGACGATGCTGGGCGAGCTCGGCGGCGACACGGACCAGTGGCGGCTCGACCCCGAGCTCTCCGGCGGCTGCGCGGTCATGGACCTCGGCGTCTACCCGCTCAACACGACGCGGTTCGCGCTCGGTGAGGACCCGGTCCGCGTCTCCGGGCGGACGCGCTCGGAGCACGAGGCGTTCGCCGACGTCGACGAACACGCCTCGTTCCGGCTGGAGTTCCCCGGCGACGTCGACGCCTTCTGTACGGTGAGCCAGAACGCACAGCACGCGAGCCGATTGGAGATCACCGGCACGGAGGCTCGACTAATCCTGGACCCGGCCTTCTACGAGCGCGAGGACCGCGGGTTCGCCGTCGTCCGCGACGGCACCCGGGTCGACGTCGAGTTCGACCAGGTCCACCAGATCGAAGAGGAGTTCGCGTACTTCGGCCACCAGCTCCTCGCGGGCGAGCCGTTCCACGCGGACGGCGAGCACGCCCTGACGGACATGGAGGCGCTCGCCGGCGTCTACGAGTCGGCCGAGACGGGGGCACCGGTCGACCTCGGCGGCGACTGA